Proteins encoded together in one Bos indicus isolate NIAB-ARS_2022 breed Sahiwal x Tharparkar chromosome 3, NIAB-ARS_B.indTharparkar_mat_pri_1.0, whole genome shotgun sequence window:
- the LRRC39 gene encoding leucine-rich repeat-containing protein 39 isoform X3: MSENVVSTGAVNAVKEVWEKRIKKLNEDLKREKEFQQKLVRIWEERVCLTKLREKVTKEDGRVILKIEKEEWKTLPSSLLKLNQLQEWQLHRIGLLKIPEFIGRFQNLIVLDLSRNTITEIPRGIGLLTRLQELILSYNRIKTVPMELSYCASLEKLELAVNRDISDLPQELSNLLKLTHLDLSMNLFTTIPPAVLNMPALEWLDMGSNRLEQLPDTIERMQNLHTLWLQRNEITCLPETISSMKNLSTLVLSNNKLQDIPVCMEKMTNLRKINVHFYGTYKNTVFW; this comes from the exons ATGTCAGAAAATGTGGTTAGTACTGGGGCTGTCAATGCTGTAAAGGAAGtttgggaaaaaagaataaagaaactcAATGAAGACCTGAAGCGAGAGAAGGAATTCCAACAAAA GCTAGTGCGAATCTGGGAAGAACGAGTATGCTTAACCAAGCTAAGAGAAAAGGTCACCAAGGAAGATGGAAGAGTcattttaaagatagaaaaagaggAATGGAAG ACTCTCCCTTCTTCTCTACTAAAACTGAATCAGCTACAGGAATGGCAACTTCATAGAATTGGCTTGCTGAAAATTCCTGAATTCATTGGAAGGTTCCAGAACCTTATTGTGTTAGATTTATCTCGAAACACAATTACTGAGATACCTCGAGGAATTG GACTGCTCACTAGACTTCAGGAACTGATTCTTAGTTACAATAGAATCAAAACTGTCCCCATGGAACTAAGTTACTGTGCCAGCTTGGAGAAACTTGAACTTGCTGTTAACAGAGACATAAGTGATCTTCCACAAGAG CTCAGCAATTTGTTAAAGCTTACTCACCTTGATTTGAGTATGAACCTCTTTACTACAATCCCTCCTGCTGTGTTGAACATGCCTGCCCTTGAGTGGCTTGATATGGGAAGCAACAGACTTGAACAACTTCCTGACACTATAGAAAg AATGCAAAATCTACATACATTATGGCTGCAACGGAATGAAATAACATGCTTGCCAGAAACAATCAGCAGTATGAAAAATCTGAGTACTCTTGTTCTCAGCAACAATAAACTGCAAGATATTCCAGTGTGTATGGAAAAGATGACCAATCTAAG gaaaataaatgtacACTTCTATGGCACctataaaaatactgttttttggTGA
- the LRRC39 gene encoding leucine-rich repeat-containing protein 39 isoform X4 translates to MSENVVSTGAVNAVKEVWEKRIKKLNEDLKREKEFQQKLVRIWEERVCLTKLREKVTKEDGRVILKIEKEEWKTLPSSLLKLNQLQEWQLHRIGLLKIPEFIGRFQNLIVLDLSRNTITEIPRGIGLLTRLQELILSYNRIKTVPMELSYCASLEKLELAVNRDISDLPQELSNLLKLTHLDLSMNLFTTIPPAVLNMPALEWLDMGSNRLEQLPDTIERMQNLHTLWLQRNEITCLPETISSMKNLSTLVLSNNKLQDIPVCMEKMTNLRKET, encoded by the exons ATGTCAGAAAATGTGGTTAGTACTGGGGCTGTCAATGCTGTAAAGGAAGtttgggaaaaaagaataaagaaactcAATGAAGACCTGAAGCGAGAGAAGGAATTCCAACAAAA GCTAGTGCGAATCTGGGAAGAACGAGTATGCTTAACCAAGCTAAGAGAAAAGGTCACCAAGGAAGATGGAAGAGTcattttaaagatagaaaaagaggAATGGAAG ACTCTCCCTTCTTCTCTACTAAAACTGAATCAGCTACAGGAATGGCAACTTCATAGAATTGGCTTGCTGAAAATTCCTGAATTCATTGGAAGGTTCCAGAACCTTATTGTGTTAGATTTATCTCGAAACACAATTACTGAGATACCTCGAGGAATTG GACTGCTCACTAGACTTCAGGAACTGATTCTTAGTTACAATAGAATCAAAACTGTCCCCATGGAACTAAGTTACTGTGCCAGCTTGGAGAAACTTGAACTTGCTGTTAACAGAGACATAAGTGATCTTCCACAAGAG CTCAGCAATTTGTTAAAGCTTACTCACCTTGATTTGAGTATGAACCTCTTTACTACAATCCCTCCTGCTGTGTTGAACATGCCTGCCCTTGAGTGGCTTGATATGGGAAGCAACAGACTTGAACAACTTCCTGACACTATAGAAAg AATGCAAAATCTACATACATTATGGCTGCAACGGAATGAAATAACATGCTTGCCAGAAACAATCAGCAGTATGAAAAATCTGAGTACTCTTGTTCTCAGCAACAATAAACTGCAAGATATTCCAGTGTGTATGGAAAAGATGACCAATCTAAG gaaaGAAACTTAA
- the LRRC39 gene encoding leucine-rich repeat-containing protein 39 isoform X2, which produces MWLVRIWEERVCLTKLREKVTKEDGRVILKIEKEEWKTLPSSLLKLNQLQEWQLHRIGLLKIPEFIGRFQNLIVLDLSRNTITEIPRGIGLLTRLQELILSYNRIKTVPMELSYCASLEKLELAVNRDISDLPQELSNLLKLTHLDLSMNLFTTIPPAVLNMPALEWLDMGSNRLEQLPDTIERMQNLHTLWLQRNEITCLPETISSMKNLSTLVLSNNKLQDIPVCMEKMTNLRFVNFRDNPLKLEVTLPPSENIEEEEERELFGLQFMHTYIQESRRAGNQVNCSTTSPNSIDADG; this is translated from the exons ATGTG GCTAGTGCGAATCTGGGAAGAACGAGTATGCTTAACCAAGCTAAGAGAAAAGGTCACCAAGGAAGATGGAAGAGTcattttaaagatagaaaaagaggAATGGAAG ACTCTCCCTTCTTCTCTACTAAAACTGAATCAGCTACAGGAATGGCAACTTCATAGAATTGGCTTGCTGAAAATTCCTGAATTCATTGGAAGGTTCCAGAACCTTATTGTGTTAGATTTATCTCGAAACACAATTACTGAGATACCTCGAGGAATTG GACTGCTCACTAGACTTCAGGAACTGATTCTTAGTTACAATAGAATCAAAACTGTCCCCATGGAACTAAGTTACTGTGCCAGCTTGGAGAAACTTGAACTTGCTGTTAACAGAGACATAAGTGATCTTCCACAAGAG CTCAGCAATTTGTTAAAGCTTACTCACCTTGATTTGAGTATGAACCTCTTTACTACAATCCCTCCTGCTGTGTTGAACATGCCTGCCCTTGAGTGGCTTGATATGGGAAGCAACAGACTTGAACAACTTCCTGACACTATAGAAAg AATGCAAAATCTACATACATTATGGCTGCAACGGAATGAAATAACATGCTTGCCAGAAACAATCAGCAGTATGAAAAATCTGAGTACTCTTGTTCTCAGCAACAATAAACTGCAAGATATTCCAGTGTGTATGGAAAAGATGACCAATCTAAG GTTTGTCAACTTCCGAGACAACCCATTGAAACTGGAAGTAACACTTCCTCCCAGTGAAAAcatagaagaggaagaggaacggGAATTATTCGGCCTTCAgtttatgcacacatatatacaggaGTCACGGAGAGCAG GTAACCAAGTCAACTGCTCGACTACTTCCCCAAACTCCATAGATGCTGATGGATAG
- the LRRC39 gene encoding leucine-rich repeat-containing protein 39 isoform X1: MSENVVSTGAVNAVKEVWEKRIKKLNEDLKREKEFQQKLVRIWEERVCLTKLREKVTKEDGRVILKIEKEEWKTLPSSLLKLNQLQEWQLHRIGLLKIPEFIGRFQNLIVLDLSRNTITEIPRGIGLLTRLQELILSYNRIKTVPMELSYCASLEKLELAVNRDISDLPQELSNLLKLTHLDLSMNLFTTIPPAVLNMPALEWLDMGSNRLEQLPDTIERMQNLHTLWLQRNEITCLPETISSMKNLSTLVLSNNKLQDIPVCMEKMTNLRFVNFRDNPLKLEVTLPPSENIEEEEERELFGLQFMHTYIQESRRAGNQVNCSTTSPNSIDADG; the protein is encoded by the exons ATGTCAGAAAATGTGGTTAGTACTGGGGCTGTCAATGCTGTAAAGGAAGtttgggaaaaaagaataaagaaactcAATGAAGACCTGAAGCGAGAGAAGGAATTCCAACAAAA GCTAGTGCGAATCTGGGAAGAACGAGTATGCTTAACCAAGCTAAGAGAAAAGGTCACCAAGGAAGATGGAAGAGTcattttaaagatagaaaaagaggAATGGAAG ACTCTCCCTTCTTCTCTACTAAAACTGAATCAGCTACAGGAATGGCAACTTCATAGAATTGGCTTGCTGAAAATTCCTGAATTCATTGGAAGGTTCCAGAACCTTATTGTGTTAGATTTATCTCGAAACACAATTACTGAGATACCTCGAGGAATTG GACTGCTCACTAGACTTCAGGAACTGATTCTTAGTTACAATAGAATCAAAACTGTCCCCATGGAACTAAGTTACTGTGCCAGCTTGGAGAAACTTGAACTTGCTGTTAACAGAGACATAAGTGATCTTCCACAAGAG CTCAGCAATTTGTTAAAGCTTACTCACCTTGATTTGAGTATGAACCTCTTTACTACAATCCCTCCTGCTGTGTTGAACATGCCTGCCCTTGAGTGGCTTGATATGGGAAGCAACAGACTTGAACAACTTCCTGACACTATAGAAAg AATGCAAAATCTACATACATTATGGCTGCAACGGAATGAAATAACATGCTTGCCAGAAACAATCAGCAGTATGAAAAATCTGAGTACTCTTGTTCTCAGCAACAATAAACTGCAAGATATTCCAGTGTGTATGGAAAAGATGACCAATCTAAG GTTTGTCAACTTCCGAGACAACCCATTGAAACTGGAAGTAACACTTCCTCCCAGTGAAAAcatagaagaggaagaggaacggGAATTATTCGGCCTTCAgtttatgcacacatatatacaggaGTCACGGAGAGCAG GTAACCAAGTCAACTGCTCGACTACTTCCCCAAACTCCATAGATGCTGATGGATAG